In Citrus sinensis cultivar Valencia sweet orange chromosome 4, DVS_A1.0, whole genome shotgun sequence, one DNA window encodes the following:
- the LOC102631489 gene encoding transcription factor bHLH49 isoform X2, which produces MDMSDKDKFVLEKRNDNPMDYHSPNMSSDWQFSGANLANAALNLVPTGNPLGVGSSSCSSAPMVDSFNQTIWDHPTNSQSLGYCNIDAQHNASSSNALGIRKGSSASLRSCIDRPLDIGWNPASSMIKGGIFLPNAPGMFPQSLSQFPADSAFIERAARFSSFSGGNFCDMMNTFGTPEPTGLYSRGRGMMQGPQEVFAGNGLKSLSRGQSQKNEMNVAEVSKDASLSVEHGASNGSTLKNERKGESLVNSHGEAKQGVGASGGDSDEAEFSGGGGQDEPSAVEGTGGEPSAKGLSSKKRKRNGQDIEFDQAKGGQSSGEAAKDNTENQRKGDHKPSSTGNKSAGKQGKQGSQTSDPPKEEYIHVRARRGQATNSHSLAERVRREKISERMKFLQDLVPGCSKVTGKAVMLDEIINYVQSLQRQVEFLSMKLATVNPRLDFNIEELLAKDVLQSRAGPSSTLGFSPDMPLVYPPVHQSQAGLMHGALPGMGNPSDILRRTINSQLTPMTGGFKEPSQPMSGKMSYTMLSR; this is translated from the exons ATGGATATGAGTGACAAGGATAAATTTGTGTTAGAAAAGAGGAATGATAATCCTATGGACTATCATTCACCTAATATGTCTTCAGACTGGCAATTTAGCGGTGCCAATCTTGCAAATGCGGCTCTAAATTTGGTTCCCACTGGTAATCCACTGGGAGTTGGTTCCTCTTCATGTTCTTCTGCTCCAATGGTGGATTCATTTAACCAAACCATTTGGGACCATCCTACCAACTCGCAGAGTTTGGGGTATTGTAATATTGATGCCCAACACAATGCAAGCTCTTCAAATGCTTTAGGAATTAGAAAAGGAAGTTCTGCCTCTTTGAGAAGTTGTATTGATAGACCACTTGATATTGGATGGAATCCAGCTAGTTCAATGATAAAAGGAGGCATTTTCTTACCAAATGCCCCTGGAATGTTCCCGCAAAGCTTATCTCAGTTCCCGGCTGATTCTGCATTCATAGAGCGAGCGGCCAGATTTTCTTCCTTCAGTGGTGGGAATTTTTGTGATATGATGAACACTTTTGGCACTCCTGAACCGACAGGCCTTTATTCTAGGGGTAGGGGGATGATGCAAGGGCCACAAGAAGTGTTTGCCGGTAATGGGTTGAAATCACTGTCTCGCGGTCAGTCTCAGAAGAATGAGATGAATGTGGCTGAAGTTTCTAAAGATGCTTCATTGTCTGTTGAACATGGAGCTAGTAATGGGAGCACACtaaagaatgaaagaaaaggTGAGAGCCTAGTGAATTCTCATGGAGAAGCAAAACAAGGTGTTGGTGCGTCTGGTGGTGACTCTGATGAAGCTGAGTTCAGTGGAGGTGGTGGTCAAGATGAGCCATCTGCGGTAGAGGGAACCGGTGGGGAACCTTCTGCTAAGGGTCTatcttcaaagaaaagaaaaaggaatggCCAG GATATTGAGTTTGATCAAGCCAAGGGAGGCCAGTCATCAGGTGAAGCTGCAAAGGACAACACTGAAAATCAACGGAAGGGAGATCATAAGCCATCCTCAACTGGAAATAAGTCTGCTGGAAAACAGGGAAAACAGGGATCTCAAACTTCAGATCCACcaaaagaagaatatattCATGTCAGAGCTCGAAGAGGCCAGGCAACAAATAGCCATAGTCTTGCTGAAAGA GTGAGAAGGGAAAAGATCAGTGAGAGGATGAAATTTCTTCAAGATCTCGTGCCTGGTTGTAGCAAG GTCACCGGCAAGGCTGTAATGCTGGATGAGATTATTAACTATGTCCAATCACTGCAGCGGCAGGTTGAG TTTCTGTCAATGAAACTCGCAACGGTAAATCCGCGACTGGATTTCAACATAGAAGAGCTGCTAGCAAAAGAT GTGCTTCAATCACGAGCTGGTCCTTCATCTACTCTGGGGTTTTCTCCTGATATGCCTTTGGTTTATCCTCCAGTACATCAATCTCAAGCAGGACTCATGCATGGTGCTCTTCCTGGCATGGGGAACCCTTCTGACATACTTCGGAGAACTATTAACTCCCAGTTGACCCCAATGACTGGAGGATTCAAGGAGCCATCTCAG CCAATGTCTGGGAAGATGAGCTACACAATGTTGTCCAGATGA
- the LOC102631489 gene encoding transcription factor bHLH49 isoform X1 yields the protein MDMSDKDKFVLEKRNDNPMDYHSPNMSSDWQFSGANLANAALNLVPTGNPLGVGSSSCSSAPMVDSFNQTIWDHPTNSQSLGYCNIDAQHNASSSNALGIRKGSSASLRSCIDRPLDIGWNPASSMIKGGIFLPNAPGMFPQSLSQFPADSAFIERAARFSSFSGGNFCDMMNTFGTPEPTGLYSRGRGMMQGPQEVFAGNGLKSLSRGQSQKNEMNVAEVSKDASLSVEHGASNGSTLKNERKGESLVNSHGEAKQGVGASGGDSDEAEFSGGGGQDEPSAVEGTGGEPSAKGLSSKKRKRNGQDIEFDQAKGGQSSGEAAKDNTENQRKGDHKPSSTGNKSAGKQGKQGSQTSDPPKEEYIHVRARRGQATNSHSLAERVRREKISERMKFLQDLVPGCSKVTGKAVMLDEIINYVQSLQRQVEFLSMKLATVNPRLDFNIEELLAKDVLQSRAGPSSTLGFSPDMPLVYPPVHQSQAGLMHGALPGMGNPSDILRRTINSQLTPMTGGFKEPSQVANVWEDELHNVVQMSYGTSAPSDSQDVNGSTPPGHMKVEL from the exons ATGGATATGAGTGACAAGGATAAATTTGTGTTAGAAAAGAGGAATGATAATCCTATGGACTATCATTCACCTAATATGTCTTCAGACTGGCAATTTAGCGGTGCCAATCTTGCAAATGCGGCTCTAAATTTGGTTCCCACTGGTAATCCACTGGGAGTTGGTTCCTCTTCATGTTCTTCTGCTCCAATGGTGGATTCATTTAACCAAACCATTTGGGACCATCCTACCAACTCGCAGAGTTTGGGGTATTGTAATATTGATGCCCAACACAATGCAAGCTCTTCAAATGCTTTAGGAATTAGAAAAGGAAGTTCTGCCTCTTTGAGAAGTTGTATTGATAGACCACTTGATATTGGATGGAATCCAGCTAGTTCAATGATAAAAGGAGGCATTTTCTTACCAAATGCCCCTGGAATGTTCCCGCAAAGCTTATCTCAGTTCCCGGCTGATTCTGCATTCATAGAGCGAGCGGCCAGATTTTCTTCCTTCAGTGGTGGGAATTTTTGTGATATGATGAACACTTTTGGCACTCCTGAACCGACAGGCCTTTATTCTAGGGGTAGGGGGATGATGCAAGGGCCACAAGAAGTGTTTGCCGGTAATGGGTTGAAATCACTGTCTCGCGGTCAGTCTCAGAAGAATGAGATGAATGTGGCTGAAGTTTCTAAAGATGCTTCATTGTCTGTTGAACATGGAGCTAGTAATGGGAGCACACtaaagaatgaaagaaaaggTGAGAGCCTAGTGAATTCTCATGGAGAAGCAAAACAAGGTGTTGGTGCGTCTGGTGGTGACTCTGATGAAGCTGAGTTCAGTGGAGGTGGTGGTCAAGATGAGCCATCTGCGGTAGAGGGAACCGGTGGGGAACCTTCTGCTAAGGGTCTatcttcaaagaaaagaaaaaggaatggCCAG GATATTGAGTTTGATCAAGCCAAGGGAGGCCAGTCATCAGGTGAAGCTGCAAAGGACAACACTGAAAATCAACGGAAGGGAGATCATAAGCCATCCTCAACTGGAAATAAGTCTGCTGGAAAACAGGGAAAACAGGGATCTCAAACTTCAGATCCACcaaaagaagaatatattCATGTCAGAGCTCGAAGAGGCCAGGCAACAAATAGCCATAGTCTTGCTGAAAGA GTGAGAAGGGAAAAGATCAGTGAGAGGATGAAATTTCTTCAAGATCTCGTGCCTGGTTGTAGCAAG GTCACCGGCAAGGCTGTAATGCTGGATGAGATTATTAACTATGTCCAATCACTGCAGCGGCAGGTTGAG TTTCTGTCAATGAAACTCGCAACGGTAAATCCGCGACTGGATTTCAACATAGAAGAGCTGCTAGCAAAAGAT GTGCTTCAATCACGAGCTGGTCCTTCATCTACTCTGGGGTTTTCTCCTGATATGCCTTTGGTTTATCCTCCAGTACATCAATCTCAAGCAGGACTCATGCATGGTGCTCTTCCTGGCATGGGGAACCCTTCTGACATACTTCGGAGAACTATTAACTCCCAGTTGACCCCAATGACTGGAGGATTCAAGGAGCCATCTCAG GTAGCCAATGTCTGGGAAGATGAGCTACACAATGTTGTCCAGATGAGTTATGGAACTAGTGCTCCCTCTGACAGCCAAGATGTAAATG GGTCTACACCACCGGGTCATATGAAAGTTgaactttga